A region of the Arachis hypogaea cultivar Tifrunner chromosome 15, arahy.Tifrunner.gnm2.J5K5, whole genome shotgun sequence genome:
CTCGTCATGTTCATCGCCGCCTTCATCGGCTTCGTCGGTTACGGCCTCCAGTGGCTTCTTCTCAACAATTTCATCACTCTCCCTTATTTTCTGGTACATTTCTTATCAACAACTTCATCGGCTTTTTTACGCTCTCACAAGTAATTTTGTCCACACGAAATtcgcatttattttttattttttctccaaaattagtAGTGAGATTGAGATTTGAGCTCGGGATCCTTAGGTGAGTATAGAGAGATTATATTATAtcatttaagttataatttattagtaAAATTTGCATTTAGttgttgatatttaaaaattgataaataatttgataaaggttaaatttttaaaaaaattaagaccaatctaataataatgtataaaaattatgATTGATTTATTTGTGTTGAAAAttattcttatgaaattattgctgaattagtcttaaattttttgaaaaattagttgttAGAGGAGACAAaactataacaaaataaaatttagaaatatttttaaaatttttgtcaaacttcaaagacaaaaaatatactttaccctttaatAAATTTAGCTAAATTATTATTCATGGATTCTTAATTATTAGCATTTGCCACAATACAGtatctataattttaatttaatttttaaaatttttcgtattacaattttaaataaatttataatttataatttaaattttattattattttatgttttcatttattttttgttttatataaaatattaatttttctaCTTTATTTGTGGACGTCTTTAGCAACATAAGGGGTTTTTAATagattttctcaaaattttttattagttattataaaatttgatatttaattatgtaatattttatGGGTTTCATTTTAATATACAgactattattaatataaaatatgattattttTGTTAACGTGAGATTATATAATTTGATCTGTTAAAAAatacattgaaattaaattttatttttatttatatattttttattttactaaaaaattatactttacagtataaataaaaattgggaggGTTGGGAAGTGGGAGGACTGTAGGATGGCGCATGCTGTGATAACTACGTCACTGCCATGTAAATTAATTGATCACATAAAGAAAATTGCATTTGTTTTATTAGTAGAGTTTTgcttgtaaatattttaattagtgTCTCTAAACACTTGTTTAtgagatttttattattattattattattattattattattattattattattattattattatatgtatgtatgagaaatattatttattatattatatatctttggtCAGCTGTGTTATTTTTACTCATTATtgtaaataacattttttatttgaaaaaatatagGAACCAAATGTATAACTAATCAAGAATTGaactcaattaattataattattaataattaattttaaattttttaaattttaaaaatatattaaaaaatttcataatacttaataaaagaaacatctaTATATATCAACTTATATTTACTAAGACAAATTTTAAAATCCAATCTATTAAAAAATTGGCAGAAATTGGCTAACCTTAGTTGTTCCCTCGCGGTATATTTGTTTTTGAAAGAAGTAAAAGTGTTagttattcacaatattctgAATTCAAATTTTGTCACAATGTTTTGGAGAAACTACATTCAATTTACGACTTCTGCACCTAAACTTCATTAATAAAAAAGTTGACCTTTTATTctgaaattttctttttcttccaatcttccaattcttttcttctctctttttttgggAGTCAGCCAATTTTCCATTTTTGCCACCATTCAATTTACATGCGTGTCATGTCAGACATATATGGGCCAGTGGACCAATAATAtctgaaaagaaaataatatgGGCCACGAGAGATTGAGAGGAAAAGGAAGTGTCCCCCGTTCTTACGTATTCATTGTTGACCACACCCCCAAGAGATGGAAGTCGTTTTTCTTGCTAgtttaatttaagtttttaactatgaCTTTCATTGTGAGGTGATTACTCTCTTAATTTGCTCTTATGATGTTATATTGTATATCTTCATATCTTCGGTTATGTGGTCTAGTTTTTGGTGTAAATCACTAAATCCCTTCCAAGTGTAACCAACCATTTCAACTGTCATACTCATTTTTGTACTTTCCGGTGGTTACACCGTTAGTTACACGTCTCAACTACCACTGATGCTTCCTGAACCGAGCTAAGGTGTCCCTTTCCTAGAACCTGCTAGATCCCCACATCACCATATTTATTTAGAGAAGACTATTGACTATTCACATGACATAACGTTTCATTTGTTTACTATATGtgagacacaaatataaatatacagTTTATTAGTTACTAACATACTAACAAGGAGACATAAATATATTTATCattgaattataataaaaatctGTGCTTTTGTATTTCAATTTTCTGGCTAAagactaaatatatatatttttttgtgtatatatatagcaacCAGCAAATAATGGACATATGATTATAGCAACCAGCAAGCACAATCTAACTGATAGCAACGTTGGCCTAAGCTAAAATATCATGTGTATTACCTCATtcaatttaataagaaaactctAATTTAGATTTGGagataaagtatattttgtttttaatatttgaaaatgttaaaaataaaattgaatgagATTAaagatatctttaaaaaaatttgcaaatattagagagaaaaaagtatattttacccTAAATTTGGCCATTAGAATATCTAGTATGTGATCCTTGAACATAACACAACTCATGCCAATATGACTGTTAAGTTTAATTTGAGATTGCAATGTTATGATTATCTCTAAGATGCAAATATGCAATGCAATATTGATAAAGAATTGCTTATAGGTTTGCTTGAAGTAGTAAACTAGCTCTTAAGACTTAACTCTTGCTTTTGCATGTGGTAGGTGTTTTTCCTGAGCTTCTTAGGTGGGTGCAGCATATGCTGGTTCAACACAGTTTGCTTTGTCCTATGCATAAGGAACTTCCAAATCAACAGGCCCCTTGCACTTTCCTTAACTGTCAGCTACAATGGTGTGAGTGCAGCACTCTACACTCTTGCTGCAACCTCAATAAACCCTTCATCAGATTCAATATACCTTCTTCTCAATGCCATTGTTCCCCTCCTCATTTCCTTTGCAGCACTTGTCCCAATCCTTCGCCAACCCATTGTTGATCCTCTTCCCCCAGATGGGGTCAGAAGAAACTCAGTCATATTCTTCATACTCAACATCTTAGCAATCTTCACTGGCATCTACCTTCTCCTCTTTGGTTCATCAACTTCTGATGTAACCACTGCAAGGTTTTACCTTGGTGGAGCCCTTATACTTCTTGTATCTCCACTATGCATCCCCGGAATCATATATGCCAGGGACTGGTTTCACCGTACCATTCATTCCACCATTAGAATTGATGGTTCTGGCTTCATTCTTGTCCATGTTAATGATCTTGAGCTCCATAAAGAACTCCTTGCTCGCCAAAACAGCACTCTCAGCAATGGAGATGGTTATACCTTGATGAATGAGAATGGATCCATGTATAGAACTCAAAGTGCTAAAAGTAGTGATGTGTGTTGTGAGCGAGTGTTTGGGCAGGATCAGTTGGCAATGCTGGGTGAAGAGCACCCAGCTGGAGTTCTTGTTAGAAGGTTGGATTTTTGGCTTTACTATGTTGCATACTTCTGTGGAGGTACAATTGGTCTTGTCTACAGCAACAATCTTGGACAGATAGCACAATCTTTAGGCATGAGCTCAACTACTTCAACACTTGTTACACTATACTCATCTTTCTCCTTTTTTGGCCGTTTGCTTTCAGCAGCACCAGACTATATTAGAAAGTAAGTACTTCCTCATCCTTTTATACTCTATACTATATCAGTGCTTTTGGGGAATAATGTAGGGGAAGGGAATTTGTTCTTGAAGTCTATACTGTGTGTATGAATTTTTCAGGAACCATTGCACTTCTGAGTCTTTCTTTTAAAACTGAATCTTGTAACATGTTATGATGGTACTATCGTTTATGTGTGGCAGTAAGTTCTACTTTGCAAGGACTGGATGGCTAACCATTGCGCTTATGCCAACCCCAATCGCGTTCATCTTGCTTGCTTCATCAGACAGTGCTGCAGCACTTCATGCAGGCACTGCAATAATTGGCTTGAGCTCTGGATTCATATTTGCAGCCGCGGTGTCAGTTACATCAGAACTCTTTGGACCTAACAGTGTGAGCGTTAATCACAACATCCTCATAACAAACATCCCAATTGGGTCACTTCTCTATGGTTTTCTTGCTGCTCTGGTGTATGATTCCAATGCTTACTCAATACCAGGGAACTCATTGTCTGAAACATTGGTATGCATGGGAAGGAAATGCTATTTCTGGACATTTGTATTGTGGGGATGCTTATCTGTTGTGGGACTAGTTTCTAGTCTGCTCTTGTTCTTGAGAACCAAACATGCTTATGATCATTTTGAGAGACACCGAATTTCAACACAAACACCAATTGTTTCTTAACTCTTAGCATTGTATTGAAATGATCACCATAGGATTGTATATAGCAATCATAGCAGAAACTTGACATATCTTATATAGGCTATGATATGAGATTTTTAGATCTATATACAAAGCCAGATGATAAGTAGAAaccaattttgtaatttttagggCCTATTGTTTCTTGGTAAGAGCAAAAAGACAAGCTTCATTGATTTTATGACTTTAACCAAGACCTTTTGGCTTTTACTATTTCAAGTCCTTTTGCTATTACCTCAAATTCTGGTTAATCACCTGTTGTTAGTTGCTAAGGTCGCAGCAGAAACCAGAATCATCATGACTGTCTTAGAATCCTTAGAAGCCTAATGAAGAAGTACCTCTGGCATGCGTCTTTCGCAGCAaatatgaaaaaagaaagaaaataaaagtttcaTTGTTTTATGTATCAGTGAAGGTGCCAATGTTAATGTGTATGAACTGCCAGTTCTCTTTTTGATTGCTGAAACTATTGTTGCTTCTTTTTTATTGGCTGCAAAATAATTATCATACAGAAGTTATGTATTCCAAGATGGAAGCCATAGTGTGATACAAGATGTTACAGTTATGAGAACTATATATGAATTGATACATTTTTGAATTTGTACTATGATCATGTAATACTGAATGAAAGAAGCATtaagaaaaaaacaacaaaagtaaacaaaaaagaaTAGTATCTATCTAATCTAAGTTGGTCAAGGATAAGAACAAAATGCATCCTTTTTAATGCATAGGAATAGCCTCTCATATGCTAATGCCATCTTTCTAGCTGTGAACATAGAATTTGCATATTCACGGCATGCCTTTCCCCTTCTTGCAAGCCTTTCTTTCCCTTCAATCACCACTGCCTCAAGTGCCTCTAATAGGGACTCAACATTGGGAGAAAACATAAAGCCAAATTCATCATCAACCACAATAGTACCTTTGATGCTTGgaaaccttgatgccaaaagtGGCTTCCCACTCATCATTGCCTCCATTAGAGTAAGATCAAGCCCTTGTGGCCTCAATGTAGGATTAACAAATATGTCAATAGCATTGTAAAATGCTCTTAACATGGATGGATCCATAGATCCTAGAACAAGAACTTGCCTCCCTAAATCCTTGTAGCGATTCGCCCACGGTCCAGAGCCGGCGACTATCAAGTACACATTAGGGTGCTTATGAATTAGCCTTGAG
Encoded here:
- the LOC112747562 gene encoding protein NUCLEAR FUSION DEFECTIVE 4-like, whose amino-acid sequence is MAGQSRKWMILVATIWIQAFTGTNFDFSEYSSAMKSALNISQVQLNYLATANDMGKLFGWSSGLALMYLPLSLVMFIAAFIGFVGYGLQWLLLNNFITLPYFLVFFLSFLGGCSICWFNTVCFVLCIRNFQINRPLALSLTVSYNGVSAALYTLAATSINPSSDSIYLLLNAIVPLLISFAALVPILRQPIVDPLPPDGVRRNSVIFFILNILAIFTGIYLLLFGSSTSDVTTARFYLGGALILLVSPLCIPGIIYARDWFHRTIHSTIRIDGSGFILVHVNDLELHKELLARQNSTLSNGDGYTLMNENGSMYRTQSAKSSDVCCERVFGQDQLAMLGEEHPAGVLVRRLDFWLYYVAYFCGGTIGLVYSNNLGQIAQSLGMSSTTSTLVTLYSSFSFFGRLLSAAPDYIRNKFYFARTGWLTIALMPTPIAFILLASSDSAAALHAGTAIIGLSSGFIFAAAVSVTSELFGPNSVSVNHNILITNIPIGSLLYGFLAALVYDSNAYSIPGNSLSETLVCMGRKCYFWTFVLWGCLSVVGLVSSLLLFLRTKHAYDHFERHRISTQTPIVS